Proteins encoded within one genomic window of Dyadobacter chenhuakuii:
- a CDS encoding efflux RND transporter permease subunit, whose protein sequence is MSISTLSIKRPVLAIVMNLLIILFGFLGYKFLGMREFPSIDPPVVSIRTSYTGANADIIESQITEPLEKQLNSIEGIKSINSTSSQGTSQITVEFDIGVDMERAANDVRDKVGSASRTLPLDIDGPPVVAKADANSEPIIVLTFKSDTRSHLEVSDYAENVIAQRLQTIEGVSEIRIFGQKKYAMRIWMDPIKMASLGITTQDVKIALDKENVELPSGKLAGNNTELTVKTIGRFRTEEDFNEMIVKNSATQTIHLKDIGHAILGPENEETILRLDNVPMIGLAISPMPGANYLNIAEEVNKRMADIKRELPKDYQLDTLIDNTIFVERSIEEVGETLLIAIVLVVIIIYLFFRDWLIAFRPLIDIPVSLIGTFFVMYIMGFSINVLTLLAIVLATGLVVDDGIVVTENIFKKIEQGMGPIEAAIKGANEIIFAVLSTSITLASVFLPVIFMEGFVGKLFREFGIVISAAVLISAFVSLTLTPMLNAYLVRKTHKKSWFYEKTEPFFENITNSYGNALARFLKMRWVAIPIVAVTVGMIWFFGKGLQSELAPLDDRNWFRINMTTPEGSSFEFTDRYVQEVSNMLMDSMPGRKGLMLITSPGNSGLGAANTGSGRIALVDKKERKESQQEIADYINQKLKSMPDAKSFVVQQQTISVDSRGGLPIQYVIQAPDFEKLREYLPKFMEEASNDPTFAITDVNLKFSKPEIQIVIDREKAKSLGVTVQDVAQTMQLAFAGQRFGYFTMNGRQYQVIGQYDRENRDEPLDLKSMFVKTANGSMVQLDNIVKAEEESSPPQLFHYNRYMSATVQAALAPGKTIGDGIAAMDRIRDKLKDEAIQTSLSGSSRDYAESSSNTMFSFFLALILIYFILAGQFESFVDPLIIMFTVPLAIGGAVFSLWFFDQTLNIFSQIGMIMLIGLVTKNGILIVEFANQLREKGLGIQEAVLEAATLRFRPILMTSLATILGALPIAMALGSAGKSRMSMGIVIMGGLLFSLVLTLYVIPAIYTFFSRPKDFKKMKMIEQVARESEALDPV, encoded by the coding sequence ATGAGTATATCGACACTCTCTATCAAGCGACCGGTCCTGGCGATTGTCATGAACCTGCTGATCATACTGTTCGGGTTTCTTGGATATAAATTTCTGGGAATGAGGGAATTCCCTTCCATTGACCCGCCTGTGGTGTCCATCCGGACCAGTTATACGGGTGCCAATGCGGACATTATTGAATCCCAGATTACCGAACCGCTAGAAAAACAGCTGAACAGCATTGAAGGCATCAAGTCCATTAACTCCACAAGCAGCCAGGGAACCAGCCAGATAACGGTTGAATTTGACATTGGTGTGGACATGGAACGCGCGGCCAACGACGTGCGGGACAAGGTAGGCTCTGCTTCCCGGACATTGCCATTGGATATCGACGGGCCGCCAGTGGTTGCCAAGGCAGATGCCAACTCGGAACCCATCATCGTGCTGACATTCAAAAGCGATACGCGGTCGCATCTGGAAGTGAGTGACTATGCGGAAAATGTGATCGCGCAGCGTTTGCAGACTATTGAAGGCGTGAGCGAGATCCGGATCTTTGGGCAGAAAAAATACGCCATGCGGATCTGGATGGACCCGATTAAGATGGCCTCGCTCGGCATTACCACGCAGGATGTGAAGATTGCACTGGATAAGGAAAATGTAGAGCTGCCCAGTGGTAAACTGGCTGGAAATAATACGGAGCTGACTGTAAAAACAATCGGAAGGTTCAGAACTGAGGAGGATTTTAATGAGATGATTGTTAAAAACTCCGCTACACAAACCATCCATTTGAAGGACATTGGCCATGCAATACTGGGCCCGGAAAATGAGGAGACGATTTTAAGACTGGACAATGTTCCGATGATCGGCCTCGCCATTTCACCCATGCCGGGAGCTAATTATCTCAACATTGCGGAGGAAGTCAACAAGCGGATGGCGGACATCAAGCGGGAGCTTCCAAAAGACTATCAGCTTGATACGCTGATCGATAATACGATTTTCGTGGAGCGTTCGATCGAAGAAGTGGGAGAAACGCTGCTGATCGCCATTGTACTCGTTGTGATCATTATCTATCTCTTTTTCAGGGATTGGCTCATTGCATTCCGGCCTCTGATCGACATTCCGGTTTCGCTGATCGGGACGTTTTTTGTTATGTACATTATGGGTTTTTCCATCAATGTCCTAACGCTGCTGGCTATCGTGCTGGCAACCGGACTTGTAGTGGATGACGGGATTGTCGTCACGGAGAACATTTTCAAGAAGATAGAACAAGGGATGGGTCCGATTGAGGCGGCCATTAAAGGGGCTAACGAGATCATTTTTGCGGTTTTATCCACTTCTATCACGCTGGCATCGGTGTTCCTGCCGGTTATTTTCATGGAAGGTTTCGTAGGGAAGCTTTTCCGGGAGTTTGGTATCGTGATCTCTGCGGCGGTTTTGATCTCTGCATTCGTTTCGCTGACGCTCACACCCATGCTGAATGCTTACCTGGTTCGTAAAACGCACAAGAAGAGCTGGTTCTACGAGAAGACGGAGCCGTTTTTTGAGAACATTACTAATAGTTACGGCAATGCTCTGGCCCGGTTTCTGAAAATGCGCTGGGTTGCTATTCCTATTGTGGCGGTTACAGTGGGTATGATCTGGTTTTTTGGAAAAGGCCTGCAATCGGAACTGGCTCCGTTGGATGACCGTAACTGGTTCAGGATCAACATGACAACGCCGGAGGGATCTTCCTTTGAATTTACGGACCGCTATGTACAGGAAGTTAGCAACATGCTCATGGACTCCATGCCGGGCAGAAAAGGCTTGATGCTCATCACGTCCCCGGGTAACTCGGGCTTAGGCGCAGCTAATACGGGTAGTGGCAGGATTGCATTGGTTGATAAAAAAGAGCGCAAAGAATCACAGCAGGAAATTGCGGATTATATCAACCAGAAATTGAAATCAATGCCCGACGCCAAGTCGTTTGTGGTGCAGCAGCAGACTATTTCCGTGGATTCGCGGGGCGGCTTGCCGATTCAATACGTAATTCAGGCGCCGGATTTCGAAAAGTTGCGAGAGTATCTTCCCAAGTTCATGGAAGAAGCTTCAAACGACCCGACATTCGCGATTACAGATGTTAACCTAAAATTCAGTAAACCCGAAATCCAGATTGTCATCGACCGCGAAAAGGCGAAATCGCTGGGTGTGACGGTTCAGGACGTGGCGCAGACAATGCAGCTGGCTTTTGCAGGTCAGCGCTTTGGCTATTTTACGATGAACGGTCGTCAGTATCAGGTGATAGGGCAATATGACCGTGAGAACCGGGATGAGCCATTGGATCTCAAAAGCATGTTTGTAAAAACGGCAAACGGAAGCATGGTGCAGCTGGACAACATTGTAAAGGCAGAAGAGGAAAGCAGTCCTCCGCAGCTTTTTCATTACAACCGTTATATGAGTGCAACCGTACAGGCTGCCTTGGCACCCGGCAAAACGATTGGTGACGGCATTGCGGCCATGGACAGGATCAGGGATAAATTGAAAGATGAGGCCATTCAAACATCATTGAGCGGATCGTCCAGGGATTATGCCGAAAGCTCGTCGAACACCATGTTCTCCTTCTTCCTCGCGCTGATATTGATCTATTTCATTCTGGCGGGGCAGTTTGAAAGCTTTGTAGATCCGCTTATTATTATGTTTACGGTGCCGCTCGCCATCGGAGGCGCAGTGTTCTCGCTATGGTTTTTCGACCAGACATTAAACATTTTCAGCCAGATCGGAATGATCATGTTAATTGGATTGGTTACCAAGAACGGGATTCTGATTGTAGAGTTTGCGAATCAGCTAAGGGAAAAGGGCCTTGGGATACAGGAAGCCGTTCTCGAAGCAGCCACATTGCGTTTCAGGCCGATCTTAATGACCAGTCTGGCCACGATCCTGGGTGCATTGCCGATTGCGATGGCACTTGGCTCAGCAGGCAAAAGCCGGATGTCAATGGGGATTGTGATTATGGGAGGGCTGTTGTTCTCGCTCGTACTGACCTTATACGTGATCCCGGCCATTTACACATTCTTCTCAAGACCAAAGGACTTCAAGAAAATGAAAATGATCGAGCAGGTTGCCCGGGAAAGTGAAGCATTAGATCCGGTGTGA